A genomic region of Paenibacillus sp. PL2-23 contains the following coding sequences:
- a CDS encoding aminopeptidase, whose protein sequence is MPSITDLHKYADLIVRTAVHIQQGQELWINAPIHVPELVRLIVKQAYEAGAKKVHVEWRDEQVTKLTYGLAPDEAFEDYPAWRAQAMTALAEQGGAYLLIHSEDPELLKGIDPSRISKFSRVSSAALATFRSYMSSKRMTWSIVAAPSEGWAKLVFPELQGEDAVEALWEAIFRIVRVSDEDPVAAWESHNNNLLAKRAYLESKQYKSLHYKAPGTDLIIELPDNHLWNGGISRNEQGHTFNPNVPTEEVYTAPHRDGTRGVVRSTKPLSYQGNLIENFSLTFENGRVVDFTAEKGYDSLKAMLDLDHQSRYLGEAALVPHRSPISASNIIFFNTLFDENASNHLALGNAYPTCIQGGASMSREELEQAGLNQSILHVDFMIGSAEMDIDGITKDGQAEPVFRQGNWAF, encoded by the coding sequence ATGCCGTCTATAACCGATTTACACAAATACGCCGATCTGATCGTCAGAACAGCGGTACATATTCAGCAGGGACAAGAGCTGTGGATCAATGCCCCCATTCATGTTCCGGAGCTAGTCCGGCTCATCGTGAAACAAGCTTATGAAGCAGGCGCGAAGAAAGTACATGTGGAGTGGCGTGACGAGCAAGTCACGAAGCTGACGTATGGTCTGGCACCGGACGAAGCGTTCGAGGATTATCCGGCGTGGCGGGCTCAGGCCATGACAGCACTGGCGGAGCAAGGCGGGGCTTATCTGCTTATTCATTCCGAGGACCCTGAGCTGCTCAAAGGCATTGATCCGAGCCGAATCTCGAAGTTCTCGCGAGTATCCTCCGCCGCTCTCGCCACCTTCCGGTCTTATATGTCCTCGAAGAGAATGACTTGGTCGATCGTGGCGGCTCCATCCGAGGGCTGGGCCAAGCTGGTGTTCCCGGAGCTTCAGGGCGAGGACGCCGTGGAAGCCTTGTGGGAGGCCATATTCCGAATTGTCCGTGTGAGCGACGAGGATCCCGTAGCCGCTTGGGAGTCGCATAACAACAATCTGCTCGCCAAGCGTGCTTATCTGGAGAGCAAGCAATACAAGAGCCTCCATTACAAGGCGCCGGGCACTGACCTGATCATCGAGCTGCCTGACAATCATCTCTGGAATGGAGGCATCTCCAGGAACGAGCAGGGCCATACCTTCAACCCGAATGTGCCGACTGAAGAGGTATATACCGCACCGCACAGAGACGGCACAAGAGGTGTTGTTCGAAGCACGAAGCCCCTCAGCTATCAAGGCAATCTCATTGAAAACTTTAGCCTGACCTTCGAGAATGGGCGGGTCGTCGACTTCACGGCCGAAAAAGGCTACGATTCATTGAAGGCCATGCTGGATTTGGACCATCAATCCCGTTACCTTGGCGAAGCCGCGCTCGTGCCGCATCGCTCACCTATTTCGGCCTCGAATATTATATTTTTCAACACTTTATTCGATGAGAATGCGTCCAATCACCTGGCTCTTGGCAATGCGTACCCCACCTGCATTCAGGGCGGAGCCTCCATGTCCCGCGAGGAGCTGGAGCAGGCCGGTCTGAATCAAAGTATACTTCACGTCGACTTTATGATCGGCTCGGCCGAAATGGACATTGACGGCATCACGAAAGACGGCCAGGCTGAGCCCGTGTTCCGCCAAGGCAACTGGGCATTCTGA
- a CDS encoding DUF4157 domain-containing protein, whose amino-acid sequence MIERGGKAPEQKHTAGQREGGAQGAAPGRERTAPGAVGQLIQLQKVIGNRAVAQLLASGLEQQERPEYAAQLSAGGNRPPRSSGNSGLPDAIRAGTEGLSGMDLGDVRVHYNSDKPGQLDALAYAQGNDIHLGPGQEKHLPHEAWHVVQQRQGRVQPTVQLKDVAINEDEGLEREADLMGDRAQQLGVSGAAAAPVVQQPQEERLPE is encoded by the coding sequence ATGATCGAACGAGGCGGCAAGGCTCCTGAACAGAAGCATACGGCAGGTCAAAGAGAAGGGGGTGCGCAGGGCGCTGCACCTGGTCGTGAACGGACTGCGCCGGGTGCTGTCGGGCAGCTCATCCAATTGCAGAAGGTTATAGGCAATCGGGCGGTTGCCCAGCTTCTGGCGAGTGGGCTGGAGCAGCAAGAGCGCCCTGAATATGCGGCGCAGCTAAGTGCCGGGGGGAATCGTCCTCCTCGCTCATCCGGGAACAGCGGGCTTCCGGATGCCATCAGGGCGGGCACGGAGGGGCTGTCTGGAATGGATCTAGGAGACGTGAGAGTTCATTACAACTCGGACAAGCCTGGCCAATTGGACGCGCTTGCCTACGCTCAAGGGAATGACATTCACCTTGGTCCGGGGCAGGAGAAGCACTTGCCGCATGAGGCTTGGCATGTGGTTCAGCAGCGGCAGGGGCGTGTGCAGCCGACTGTGCAGCTGAAGGATGTGGCCATTAATGAGGATGAGGGGCTGGAGCGGGAGGCGGACCTGATGGGCGATCGCGCGCAGCAGCTTGGCGTAAGCGGAGCGGCAGCTGCTCCTGTAGTCCAGCAGCCTCAGGAGGAACGGCTCCCGGAGTAA
- a CDS encoding ABC transporter substrate-binding protein yields the protein MKKKTKQWTMGVVAAMVALSLTACGANGNNENAASGDGGGKGEKVTIELAISKSSQDSAFVAQSLLDEFEAETNIKVNLQLLPAEQTTTVLQTKLAVDETPDIVQYNLASATTDLNLERNFEILDNEPWVSRLLNKEVLSAYGHVYSFHVSQDTGMQGVVYNKDMFQELGLDIPTTYEEFLAVCEAIKAAGITPVFMPFKDAWAANIWPAAAFADYAAKNDPTLFQDLNSNKKQWTDVPAFETFLAQQYEIYEKGYTNADILSDSYDMAAGKFLNKEVAMMFMGDWLIQDITNQDPSMNIGLFAIPSSDDALLGASPLGGQLFIPKKAKHMAEAKKFLEFIAKKEVAQKIVDEQKYVSIFNDVTTPELPGYKQEIVDNYITPQKTTLTTDAYMLVDRSELYRSLQDQFTGAKSPKDVLTAWNDKFAALMKDKGVEGF from the coding sequence ATGAAAAAGAAAACAAAGCAATGGACGATGGGCGTTGTGGCGGCAATGGTGGCCTTGTCACTGACCGCTTGCGGAGCAAACGGCAATAACGAAAATGCGGCATCCGGCGACGGTGGCGGCAAAGGGGAAAAGGTAACGATTGAGCTTGCGATCTCCAAAAGCTCGCAGGATTCGGCGTTTGTGGCGCAATCGCTTCTGGATGAGTTCGAAGCGGAGACGAATATTAAAGTGAATCTGCAGCTGCTTCCAGCCGAGCAGACAACAACGGTTCTGCAGACGAAGCTGGCGGTTGACGAAACGCCGGATATTGTGCAATACAACCTGGCCAGCGCGACGACAGACCTTAATCTGGAGCGCAACTTCGAAATTCTCGACAATGAGCCTTGGGTAAGCCGCTTGCTGAACAAGGAAGTGCTGTCCGCCTACGGCCACGTATACAGCTTCCATGTGAGCCAGGATACAGGCATGCAGGGCGTTGTGTACAACAAGGATATGTTCCAGGAGCTGGGCCTCGACATTCCAACAACGTATGAAGAGTTCCTGGCTGTCTGCGAAGCCATCAAGGCGGCGGGTATTACACCGGTGTTCATGCCGTTCAAGGACGCATGGGCGGCGAATATCTGGCCAGCGGCAGCATTTGCGGATTATGCGGCGAAAAACGATCCGACATTGTTCCAAGATCTTAACTCCAACAAGAAGCAATGGACAGACGTTCCCGCATTCGAAACATTCCTGGCCCAGCAATATGAAATCTACGAAAAAGGCTACACGAACGCCGATATTCTGAGCGACAGCTACGATATGGCGGCTGGTAAATTCCTGAACAAGGAAGTGGCCATGATGTTTATGGGCGACTGGCTGATTCAAGACATTACGAACCAAGATCCATCCATGAACATCGGCCTGTTCGCGATTCCATCGTCCGATGACGCTTTGCTCGGCGCAAGCCCGCTTGGCGGACAGCTCTTCATTCCGAAGAAAGCGAAGCATATGGCTGAAGCGAAGAAATTCCTAGAATTTATCGCTAAGAAGGAGGTTGCGCAGAAGATCGTGGACGAGCAGAAATACGTGTCCATCTTCAACGACGTGACAACGCCTGAGCTGCCTGGCTACAAGCAGGAAATCGTGGATAACTACATCACGCCGCAGAAAACAACGCTTACGACGGACGCTTATATGCTGGTCGATCGCAGTGAGCTGTACCGCAGCCTGCAAGATCAGTTCACTGGCGCGAAGTCGCCGAAGGATGTTCTTACAGCTTGGAATGACAAGTTTGCTGCACTGATGAAGGATAAAGGCGTAGAAGGATTCTAA
- a CDS encoding SGNH/GDSL hydrolase family protein: protein MTVLFQGDSITDGGRGRNDDPNHILGHSYPYLIASRLAHIHAEKRPQFINRGVSGDRVSDLYARWNEDAISLKPDLISILIGVNDAWRIMNRLPSGATDRFERAYRHLLQETKEVLPNAKLVLCEPFILQTGATADNWPEWAAKLSSYREIVLGLSREFGTQHVPLQEAFDRAATRTDAAYWLWDGVHPTAAGHALIAEEWLSVVRPIL, encoded by the coding sequence TTGACTGTATTGTTTCAAGGCGACTCCATCACCGATGGAGGAAGAGGTCGGAATGACGATCCCAATCATATATTGGGACACAGCTATCCCTATTTGATTGCGAGCAGGCTGGCCCACATCCATGCGGAGAAGCGCCCGCAATTCATTAATCGCGGAGTCAGCGGAGATCGAGTGTCGGATCTGTACGCGAGATGGAATGAGGACGCGATCAGCTTGAAGCCCGACCTGATCAGCATACTCATTGGGGTCAATGACGCTTGGCGTATAATGAACCGACTGCCGAGCGGCGCCACGGACCGGTTCGAGCGGGCTTATCGCCACCTGCTGCAGGAGACCAAGGAAGTGCTGCCAAACGCCAAGCTTGTGCTGTGTGAGCCGTTTATTCTGCAGACGGGCGCAACGGCAGACAATTGGCCGGAGTGGGCCGCAAAGCTGTCTTCGTATCGCGAGATTGTGCTTGGCCTCAGCCGCGAGTTCGGGACGCAGCACGTACCGCTTCAGGAGGCGTTCGATCGCGCGGCGACTCGTACGGATGCCGCTTATTGGCTGTGGGATGGCGTACATCCGACCGCGGCCGGCCATGCTCTAATCGCGGAGGAGTGGCTGTCCGTCGTAAGGCCGATACTTTAA
- a CDS encoding sugar ABC transporter permease — MKRAKSMYGYYLVWPALLIYSLFFVVPAVIGLYYSFTDWRLDRDTITFTGWDNFKTIFSDETLLLAMKNTLIFAIVTVLGKNILGIALAVALNMRLKTRNILRAIFYSPSILSVLVISIIFTPMLRTEGMVNRMFEAIGLGTVSQAWLTDPAIVIFTIAAVSIWQHTGFQMAIYLAGLQSISKEYYEAATIDGAGAWRSFTSITLPLLLPAININLMLTLIGGLKVFSEVYVLTGGGPGNASQVVGTIILRAFGEGNWGLGTAVNTLLFLIVTLISIPLLIFMRRKEVTE; from the coding sequence ATGAAACGAGCTAAAAGCATGTACGGTTATTATTTGGTATGGCCCGCACTTTTAATCTACTCCTTGTTCTTTGTCGTGCCGGCCGTCATTGGCTTGTATTATTCGTTCACCGACTGGCGACTGGACAGAGATACAATAACGTTCACCGGCTGGGACAACTTCAAGACGATCTTCTCCGACGAGACTTTGCTGCTGGCGATGAAGAATACACTTATTTTCGCCATTGTTACGGTACTGGGCAAAAACATACTGGGCATCGCGCTTGCGGTGGCTTTGAATATGCGGCTCAAAACCCGCAACATCCTGCGTGCGATTTTTTATTCGCCTTCGATTCTAAGTGTGCTTGTCATCAGCATTATCTTCACGCCGATGCTTCGTACAGAAGGCATGGTGAACCGCATGTTCGAGGCCATCGGACTCGGGACGGTCAGTCAGGCTTGGCTGACGGACCCTGCCATCGTTATTTTTACCATTGCGGCTGTATCGATCTGGCAGCATACCGGCTTCCAGATGGCTATCTATCTGGCCGGCCTGCAATCCATCTCCAAGGAATATTACGAAGCGGCGACGATCGATGGTGCCGGTGCTTGGAGGAGCTTCACCAGCATTACGCTTCCGCTTCTGCTGCCGGCGATTAATATTAACCTGATGCTCACGTTGATCGGCGGTCTCAAGGTATTCTCCGAGGTGTACGTCCTGACGGGCGGCGGACCGGGCAATGCGTCACAGGTTGTCGGCACAATCATTCTGCGGGCGTTCGGCGAAGGCAATTGGGGTCTTGGCACGGCGGTAAATACGCTGCTGTTCCTGATCGTTACCCTGATTTCGATTCCGCTTCTAATCTTCATGAGACGCAAGGAGGTGACGGAATAA
- a CDS encoding DNA alkylation repair protein, whose product MNVETVMQELEAIGKERMKKLYISNGAHEPVFGVATGEMKPIAKKIRKNQALAEELYATGNYDAMYFAGVIAEPQAMTEADFERWIDQAYFYMLSDFVVAVTLSETDIAQEVSDKWIASGDDLRMSAGWSCYCWLLGSRPDTEFAESKLAEMLDKVKDAIHDAPLRTKSSMNNFLYTVAVSFKPLHEKAVEAAREVGPVEFKKDNAKSKLLNASDMIQKAIDRGGIGFKRKYVRC is encoded by the coding sequence ATAAATGTAGAGACGGTTATGCAGGAGCTGGAGGCAATCGGCAAGGAACGGATGAAGAAGCTGTATATATCGAACGGGGCGCATGAGCCTGTATTCGGGGTAGCGACAGGCGAGATGAAGCCGATTGCCAAGAAGATTCGCAAGAATCAAGCGCTGGCGGAGGAGCTGTACGCCACAGGGAATTATGATGCTATGTATTTCGCTGGCGTTATCGCGGAACCGCAAGCTATGACCGAAGCGGATTTCGAGCGCTGGATCGACCAGGCTTACTTCTACATGCTGTCGGATTTTGTTGTGGCGGTTACGCTGTCGGAGACGGACATTGCGCAAGAGGTGTCTGACAAGTGGATTGCAAGCGGAGACGATCTGAGAATGTCTGCGGGCTGGAGCTGTTATTGCTGGCTGCTGGGAAGCAGGCCTGACACTGAGTTTGCCGAGAGCAAGCTGGCCGAGATGCTGGACAAGGTGAAGGATGCAATACACGATGCGCCGCTGCGGACCAAATCGTCGATGAACAATTTTTTGTACACGGTTGCTGTATCCTTCAAGCCGCTGCACGAGAAGGCAGTGGAAGCCGCAAGAGAGGTCGGACCTGTAGAGTTCAAGAAGGACAACGCCAAAAGCAAGCTGTTGAATGCCTCCGACATGATTCAGAAGGCAATCGACCGTGGGGGGATTGGCTTCAAGCGCAAATATGTGAGGTGTTAG
- a CDS encoding histidine kinase translates to MAFPSYMRGRAVFQASLQTKLLLTFVILLVIVLSCFLAYVNWIVIKPLKISNENEMLVTTATASNQLDEYINNQIQLSHRILSNQQIFQILNNAKPWHTTEGLRQSRALRDMMFEAIGPTMNIRDMIIFNLEGQAISAFIGHNDNPSSLAAEWKEELATGITGSGGYMLAPHSSGGMAFTRAISNQNGQIFGYLSIMLDESYLSMPAEDMLAGDLYIVNKAGEIVVSSPHVQIDNGLPSLRSVGPSSGLYINDAEDYVAYHQSSVTGWTTYLVTPKRAVLGPVNSVKYLSITLITALMIFSFIYIYLSSKKFLLPIRKLRHQISRIQYSNLNVRVDNNAHNNELIALNDSFQELLVRLQQSIEREKLALHEEVKARGSALQAQIAPHFIHNSLYLISIAAQEGKNEVVSAMCKHLSDSLRYIVSSPYQHVSLSEELEHTRNYLSLVQHNYEDDLQWIIEADESAQFIQLPRLVIQPFVENCIEHAFADIDPPWRLAIRVKLYNGIWAIEIVDNGSGIEEDRLAEIMDNITGSEAREHELHIHSSGLGNMGVVNTVNRLKLMYRNRLFFNLFNNGGQERGVTVQIIGSLTRDFY, encoded by the coding sequence TTGGCATTTCCAAGCTACATGCGAGGTCGCGCCGTTTTTCAGGCCAGCTTACAGACGAAGCTTCTACTGACATTTGTTATCCTTCTGGTCATTGTGCTCAGCTGCTTTCTTGCGTATGTCAATTGGATCGTCATCAAGCCGCTGAAGATCAGCAACGAAAACGAAATGCTGGTCACGACTGCAACCGCCAGCAATCAGCTCGATGAATACATCAATAACCAGATACAGCTGTCTCACCGTATTTTGTCCAATCAACAAATATTTCAAATCCTGAACAATGCGAAGCCCTGGCATACAACAGAAGGCTTGAGGCAGAGCCGGGCACTGCGGGATATGATGTTCGAAGCGATCGGACCCACTATGAATATTCGAGACATGATTATATTCAATTTGGAGGGCCAAGCTATCTCCGCATTTATTGGACATAACGACAACCCCTCCTCGCTTGCTGCGGAATGGAAGGAGGAGCTCGCTACGGGAATCACCGGAAGCGGCGGCTACATGCTTGCTCCACATTCCTCAGGAGGCATGGCGTTCACTCGGGCGATCAGCAATCAGAACGGACAAATATTCGGCTATTTATCCATTATGCTGGACGAGTCTTATTTGAGCATGCCTGCCGAGGATATGCTGGCCGGGGATCTCTATATCGTGAATAAAGCCGGGGAAATTGTCGTCAGCTCGCCGCATGTGCAAATCGACAACGGATTGCCTTCGCTGCGTTCAGTCGGACCGTCCAGCGGGTTGTATATAAATGACGCCGAGGACTATGTCGCCTATCATCAGTCATCCGTTACAGGCTGGACAACCTATCTTGTTACGCCTAAACGGGCGGTGCTGGGACCGGTGAATTCCGTCAAATATTTGTCCATCACGCTTATTACCGCGCTTATGATTTTTTCCTTTATTTACATTTATCTATCGTCCAAAAAATTTCTGCTGCCGATCCGCAAGCTTCGTCACCAAATATCCCGCATCCAGTACAGCAATCTGAATGTGCGGGTCGACAACAACGCTCACAATAACGAGCTGATCGCGCTGAATGATTCGTTCCAGGAGCTGCTCGTTCGGCTGCAGCAATCCATAGAACGAGAGAAGCTGGCGCTGCATGAGGAAGTGAAGGCGCGCGGCTCTGCGCTTCAAGCGCAGATTGCGCCGCATTTTATCCATAACTCACTGTATCTGATCAGTATCGCCGCACAGGAGGGCAAGAACGAGGTTGTCTCCGCGATGTGCAAGCATCTGTCGGACAGCCTCCGCTATATCGTCTCCTCCCCCTATCAGCACGTCTCGCTGTCTGAGGAGCTGGAACATACGCGGAACTACCTCTCGCTTGTACAGCATAACTACGAGGATGATCTGCAATGGATCATCGAAGCGGACGAATCGGCGCAGTTCATTCAGCTGCCGCGGCTTGTCATTCAGCCCTTCGTCGAAAATTGTATCGAGCATGCCTTTGCGGATATCGATCCCCCTTGGCGCCTTGCCATTCGCGTGAAGCTATATAACGGCATCTGGGCTATTGAGATTGTCGATAATGGCAGCGGCATAGAGGAGGATCGGCTTGCGGAAATCATGGATAACATCACCGGCTCCGAGGCTCGGGAGCATGAGCTTCATATTCACTCCTCCGGGCTGGGCAATATGGGAGTCGTCAATACCGTAAACCGACTGAAGCTGATGTACCGGAACAGGTTGTTTTTCAACCTCTTCAACAACGGCGGCCAAGAACGCGGGGTCACAGTCCAGATTATTGGATCTCTGACAAGAGATTTTTATTAG
- a CDS encoding carbohydrate ABC transporter permease, which yields MSLKMRMAIRNYIVEILLLAASLIIIIPLLLMILGSFMTSVEVSQFKIKLPETWQFSNYAKVFEEGGLGRAFLNGVLITGLSSILNIVTSSGAAFILARRESKLSSFLYLFFFMGLIAPMSTITTIRVVQWMGFYGSVTSVIFIYAALNTAFSMFLYSGFIKSIPKALDEVAFLEGASLFSVFIRIITPLIVPVNATVAIMVFMSVWNDITIPLYFLTDSSTWTMPLSVYNFYGKYSRDWNLIFANLVLTSLPVLVLYLFAQKYIVSGLTAGAVKG from the coding sequence ATGAGCTTGAAGATGAGAATGGCCATCAGGAATTATATTGTAGAGATATTGCTGCTAGCAGCTTCCCTAATCATCATTATTCCGCTGCTGCTTATGATTCTGGGCTCGTTCATGACGAGCGTCGAGGTGTCGCAATTCAAGATCAAGCTGCCTGAGACTTGGCAGTTCTCCAACTATGCCAAGGTGTTCGAGGAGGGCGGTCTCGGCAGAGCGTTCCTGAACGGCGTACTGATTACAGGCTTGTCTTCCATTCTGAACATCGTGACGTCCTCCGGTGCGGCGTTCATTCTGGCTCGCCGGGAGAGCAAGCTGTCCAGCTTCCTGTACCTGTTCTTCTTCATGGGGCTCATCGCTCCCATGTCGACCATTACCACCATTCGGGTCGTACAGTGGATGGGCTTCTACGGAAGCGTAACGAGCGTTATCTTCATCTATGCGGCGCTGAATACGGCGTTCAGCATGTTTCTGTACAGCGGCTTCATCAAGTCGATTCCGAAGGCGCTGGACGAGGTGGCCTTCCTGGAAGGCGCTTCGCTCTTCTCCGTCTTCATTCGAATCATTACACCGCTGATTGTACCGGTTAACGCGACGGTAGCGATCATGGTGTTCATGTCGGTGTGGAACGACATTACGATTCCGCTTTATTTTCTGACAGACAGCTCTACCTGGACGATGCCGTTGTCCGTCTATAACTTCTACGGAAAATACAGCAGGGATTGGAATCTGATCTTTGCCAACCTGGTGCTGACCTCGCTGCCGGTGCTTGTGCTGTACCTATTTGCTCAGAAATATATTGTCAGCGGCTTGACAGCAGGTGCTGTCAAAGGGTAA
- a CDS encoding LysM peptidoglycan-binding domain-containing protein, producing the protein MMLIKKWKWAVSMAAGLALLAAAPYASSAGSAQEEATIRIYYGVQAGDTLYGIARKHYLNGDFTSLAKQNGLDPDEKLRVGAQLELNNPLVFDYYTVKNNDTLYGIASRYFSRANYISVLMQYNQLKSAQALKAGMALRIPLPAGEKRHLVQAGETLFSISTVYYKVSDYQNAIARANGMQVAASVIKVGQVLQIPNPFYRAEDASVGLSTSVAAAVLSVEIDLSEHKLDVKSGSKVLKSFSVASGKKGLTPTGTFEIAMKLENPWYSAKGIAGGAANNPLGSRWLGLSVPNTKGEKYGIHGTNAPESIGTNASAGCIRLLNEDVEWLYNLLPMGAKVVIHP; encoded by the coding sequence ATGATGTTGATTAAGAAGTGGAAATGGGCCGTAAGTATGGCTGCTGGCTTGGCGCTGCTGGCTGCAGCTCCTTATGCTTCAAGCGCTGGCAGCGCACAAGAGGAGGCAACCATCCGGATCTATTATGGGGTTCAGGCGGGGGATACCTTATACGGAATCGCTCGAAAGCATTATTTGAACGGCGATTTCACAAGCCTCGCGAAGCAGAATGGACTTGATCCTGATGAAAAGCTTAGAGTGGGAGCGCAGCTGGAGCTCAACAATCCGCTCGTATTCGATTATTACACGGTGAAGAACAACGATACGCTGTATGGAATTGCAAGCCGTTATTTCAGCCGGGCCAACTATATTAGCGTGTTGATGCAATACAATCAGTTGAAGAGCGCTCAAGCGTTGAAGGCAGGTATGGCCCTGCGAATACCGCTCCCAGCCGGAGAGAAGAGACATCTCGTTCAAGCTGGCGAAACCTTGTTCAGCATCTCAACGGTCTATTACAAGGTATCCGATTATCAAAATGCAATTGCGAGAGCTAACGGCATGCAGGTTGCGGCGAGCGTCATAAAGGTGGGGCAGGTGCTTCAAATTCCGAACCCATTCTACAGGGCAGAGGACGCTTCCGTTGGCTTGTCGACAAGTGTGGCCGCCGCGGTTCTGAGCGTTGAAATCGATCTCTCCGAGCATAAGCTTGATGTGAAATCTGGAAGCAAGGTGTTGAAGAGCTTCAGTGTCGCGAGCGGGAAAAAAGGGCTGACGCCCACAGGCACCTTCGAGATTGCCATGAAGCTTGAGAATCCGTGGTACTCGGCAAAAGGGATTGCTGGAGGGGCAGCGAATAATCCGCTGGGCAGCCGCTGGCTCGGTCTAAGCGTTCCGAATACGAAGGGGGAGAAATACGGCATTCACGGTACGAATGCTCCTGAATCCATTGGTACGAACGCTAGCGCCGGCTGCATCCGGCTGCTGAATGAGGATGTGGAATGGCTATACAACTTGCTGCCAATGGGAGCGAAGGTCGTCATCCATCCATAA
- a CDS encoding response regulator, whose product MYSVIIAEDSKPILRNIKMLLESSGLPIQVTATASNGEEALAHIRQQPVDILITDIRMPKLDGLALIELAKSLCPNLKVVLISSYSDFEYTRKAIHLQVFDYLLKPVERQALTEVMERILGQLQETREDRLDVLRGIVDSEYLSTIRAEDDFFENKPKSALFIGKQPFTAAKSSWNVQDLQHTLSMACSPHSCWVLPLEQSERVLVVGQGRLVEHYESAIDWMSTVASALKAKGITASIAGSLQTFELSQLKQIFEKLQQGWQEELRVSSPILLDIQFPSRHQQEEDRIIWSFADMIQQRQKEQFQLKLTELLRRWRSDNVLLSKLEELLQVISETFAKADADHEWMERAALEAEALDLLKLDSYDEFSEALLEWADTQFDLLLSRIRKSAEELFLQIDSHMQLHKYAQLSMTELAQKFHVSPSYISRIIKRFTNSTFVHHYMEMKIDEACKLMRDKPEMKIRELSDALSFTDQHYFSRVFKEYTGLSPTEFKEKHKEEAQEE is encoded by the coding sequence ATGTATAGCGTCATTATCGCCGAGGACAGCAAGCCGATCCTTCGCAACATCAAGATGCTGCTGGAATCGTCCGGTCTGCCTATTCAAGTGACCGCCACAGCGTCGAACGGAGAGGAAGCGCTGGCGCATATTCGGCAGCAGCCCGTTGATATTCTCATAACGGATATCCGGATGCCGAAGCTGGACGGATTAGCTCTTATCGAGCTCGCCAAAAGTCTGTGCCCCAACCTCAAAGTGGTGCTGATCAGCAGCTACAGCGATTTCGAATACACACGCAAGGCTATTCATTTGCAGGTATTCGACTATCTGCTGAAGCCGGTCGAACGCCAGGCGCTGACAGAGGTCATGGAGCGGATCCTCGGGCAGCTTCAAGAAACGCGGGAGGATCGCCTTGACGTGCTCCGAGGCATCGTCGATTCCGAATACTTGTCCACTATAAGAGCCGAAGACGATTTTTTTGAAAATAAACCGAAATCCGCCCTATTCATCGGCAAGCAGCCCTTCACTGCGGCTAAATCGTCTTGGAACGTACAAGATCTGCAGCATACCCTATCTATGGCCTGCTCCCCTCATTCCTGTTGGGTGCTGCCGCTGGAGCAATCGGAGCGTGTGCTTGTGGTTGGACAGGGCCGTCTAGTGGAGCATTACGAGAGCGCGATAGATTGGATGAGCACCGTCGCAAGCGCGCTTAAGGCCAAGGGCATAACTGCCTCTATCGCCGGCAGCCTGCAAACCTTCGAGCTCAGCCAGCTGAAGCAAATCTTCGAGAAGCTCCAGCAGGGCTGGCAGGAGGAGCTTCGCGTCAGCTCGCCCATTCTGTTGGATATACAATTTCCATCCCGTCATCAACAGGAGGAGGATCGTATCATATGGTCCTTCGCGGACATGATTCAGCAGCGGCAGAAGGAGCAGTTCCAGTTGAAGCTTACGGAGCTGCTGCGCAGGTGGCGGAGCGACAACGTATTATTATCTAAGCTGGAGGAGCTGCTGCAGGTCATTTCGGAGACCTTCGCCAAGGCCGACGCTGACCATGAATGGATGGAGCGCGCTGCATTGGAGGCGGAAGCGTTGGACCTGCTGAAGCTGGATAGCTATGATGAATTTAGCGAAGCACTTCTGGAGTGGGCCGACACGCAATTTGATCTCCTGCTGTCGCGAATCCGCAAAAGCGCCGAGGAATTATTCCTGCAAATCGATAGCCATATGCAGCTCCACAAATATGCCCAGCTATCCATGACGGAGCTCGCCCAGAAATTCCATGTCAGCCCCTCTTATATTAGCCGAATCATTAAACGCTTCACGAACAGCACCTTCGTCCATCATTACATGGAGATGAAGATCGATGAAGCCTGCAAGCTCATGCGCGACAAGCCGGAGATGAAGATTCGGGAGCTGTCGGATGCTCTCTCCTTCACCGACCAGCATTATTTCTCGCGCGTATTCAAGGAGTATACCGGGCTTAGCCCCACAGAATTCAAAGAGAAGCACAAGGAGGAGGCGCAGGAGGAATAA